In Astatotilapia calliptera chromosome 23, fAstCal1.2, whole genome shotgun sequence, a genomic segment contains:
- the LOC113016774 gene encoding C2 calcium-dependent domain-containing protein 4C: MWVLDKIRGSVESGVLRQGENGDKKGGTPTYSNVLTPDRIPDFFIPPKLVSCPPEPEIPAVKPKEGLHPSTSEHTIGSGKISSPRSPRLVAKIAGDTKNLLRAANRHIIQIESADDVVAGDTNADPQSQTAMSLPYVPKTQTSYGFATLKESPHTRRKESLFHCELTSPITSPNTQRKTPGRSSDTGNHLNPADFNTSHMNPYRYFSGGESDTCSSAESSPFSSPLLSRSASLLKIFTHETQAKVVKAKRTFARHSSLSTDECSSAEPSPNVQRRLHVPTYHGGAGASDHGLHREHTINLHKGGTVRISVNYDSSTSRLLIRVLAAESLYDKHFDMKSINCCVSVYLNPGKLQKQRSNIIKNSRNPVFNEDFFFDSISSTQVKSLSVKFKVVNKGTSLKRDTLLGEREVPLGKLLSGV; the protein is encoded by the coding sequence ATGTGGGTTCTGGATAAGATCCGCGGGTCGGTGGAGAGTGGTGTTCTGCGACAGGGGGAGAACGGGGACAAGAAGGGTGGCACCCCGACCTACAGCAACGTCCTCACCCCCGACAGGATCCCAGATTTTTTCATTCCTCCGAAGTTGGTGAGCTGCCCCCCAGAGCCCGAGATCCCCGCCGTAAAGCCCAAAGAAGGCCTGCACCCGTCCACTTCTGAGCACACCATCGGTAGTGGGAAGATCAGCAGTCCGAGAAGCCCACGTTTGGTAGCCAAGATTGCAGGAGACACCAAGAACTTGCTGAGAGCTGCAAACCGCCACATTATACAGATAGAGAGTGCTGATGATGTGGTGGCTGGAGACACTAACGCAGacccccagtcgcagactgcaATGTCTCTGCCTTATGTCCCCAAGACCCAGACGTCCTACGGGTTTGCTACCTTGAAGGAAAGCCCCCACACGCGCCGTAAAGAGTCGCTGTTCCACTGCGAGCTCACCAGTCCCATCACCTCCCCAAATACGCAGAGGAAGACTCCGGGCAGAAGCAGCGACACGGGAAACCACCTGAATCCAGCTGACTTTAACACCTCTCACATGAATCCCTACCGATACTTCAGCGGCGGAGAGAGCGACACCTGCTCCTCAGCCGAGTCCTCCCCTTTCAGCTCCCCTCTGCTCTCTCGCTCCGCGTCCCTGCTCAAGATCTTCACCCATGAGACGCAGGCCAAAGTGGTGAAAGCCAAGCGGACTTTCGCGCGCCACAGCTCCCTCTCCACCGACGAGTGCAGCTCGGCCGAGCCCAGCCCCAACGTCCAGCGACGGCTCCACGTCCCCACCTATCACGGCGGCGCTGGAGCTTCGGACCACGGCCTCCATCGGGAGCACACCATCAACCTGCACAAAGGCGGGACAGTGCGGATCAGCGTCAACTACGACTCCAGCACCTCCCGCCTTCTCATCCGCGTCCTGGCGGCGGAGAGTCTGTACGACAAGCACTTCGACATGAAGAGCATCAACTGCTGCGTGTCTGTCTATCTGAACCCGGGCAAGCTGCAGAAGCAAAGGAGCAACATCATCAAGAACAGCCGCAACCCGGTCTTTAACGAGGACTTCTTCTTCGACTCCATAAGTTCGACTCAGGTGAAGAGCCTCTCCGTGAAGTTCAAGGTGGTGAATAAAGGCACCAGCCTCAAAAGGGACACCTTGCTGGGAGAGCGAGAGGTGCCTCTGGGGAAGTTGCTCTCAGGGGTTTAA